CAGTACAGGGAGTGTTCCTGAGGACAAAATGAAAATGACACCGCATATCAGTGTTGTTTTGTTAAAAGTCCCACTGGCTCTGGGTCATCAGTGGTACATCTTCTTACCTTCACAAACTCCACAGCTCGTGGTGAGAAGTCACAGGCATAGACAAAGATGTTGAGGTCTTCCTCCAGTAGTGGGAAGATGAAGTTCCCAACCCCACAGCCAGCTTCAAGCAGGACCAGCTTCTGGGCTTCAAACTGAGAGAGAAAtgtattgagatgcacccctagTAGGGAACCTAACAACTTCCTACGCCATGTACTTACCTCAAGGCACACTGTCAGTTCTTCAAACTCTCTGGTGGTCCAATGCCTATCCTTGAAAAAGTTTGTTGTGTTCCTTTTGTAAAACAAGTCCCAGTTTTTCTGTGCCTCCTTTTCCAACTTCATCTGCTTGAAGTCAGACACCAAAGTCTGGTCACCTGTcagtttctccatctctttctcattCAAAGTCCTGCCAGTAGATGTTTTTCTTTGGACAGGTGGGCTAAGACATGGCAACACGTCTTTGGGTTCCTCTCCAGGAGGTACAATATTGGCGGTGTCGTCTTGCTTTGATAGTGCCATAACTTGCACTACTGTAGTTTACGGTAGTAGCTTATAGCAGCACTTCCTTGACATCCGACATCCTCAAATCTATTATTTCACCAATCCATATTAAATTATCCAGCTAATGTTAATGGATGGTACTAACACATTATAGTGATAGACCTAATAAAAATGCAGGGAATATTTCCACATACATTGTTCATGAACGCAAATGTTCCAGAAATGTTCTAAGATTTCTCGTGTGGCATGTAGTCTTCTTCATCCGTGTGGGAACAGTGTTTGGTTACGATGATTCCGGCCTGTTTATATCAGTCAGTAAAAACKTTGTACTTATTCGTATGAGGGAAATTCGTATTATTATACTAATAGATACTAATACATTGTTACTAATTCTAATGTACTAGATATGCTgatttgtgggtgtttattttggGGTCAACCCAATTAGGGTGCTCAGATCCTATCGGTGACATTTCAGCACTGGAACAAAACAGGAAAAGGAGTGGTCATGTGACGTATGGATTGTTTCGCGAAACATCTTAGCTAGCTGCACAGCTAGCTAAAGTATCTAATCATAATTACATTTTATAACGCAGcataatttaaatacatttgaatattaaaCTTCCAGCAGAGTCATGAATGGGAGTACAAATCCGCTGTTGGACAAAGAAGAACATGTTTTGAAGCTCGGAGAGAGCTTTGAGAAGAGGCCAAAATCGTCATTTCACACCATCAGATGTTAGTAGCCAGACTATTTTTAGtgattaaatataaatgtataaatatgtGAAGTTTATTTTACTATACCCAACTTTAGTCACGCCTTTTGAcaagttggttagctagctaacgttacctaacaATGTAGCTTGTTACTGTTAGCTAGAGTACAAAAAACGAACGGTACTCAGGTACggtacgttaccagcaaaaatattataATCAGATTACAAATACTTTTGAAAAAGTAGGTAGCGTAAATTATCTAggtgattacttttaaattcaggaaggatgtttgcaaaaaaatacattaacacctttctgttttctcaatgacattcaattcactACTGAAGGCGCAAATTTAAGGTTGTTCCACCTGAActagtctgaccacaagtcagagacatttacatttaagtcatttagcagacgctcttatccagagcgacttacaaattggaaagttcatacatattcatcctggtccccccgtggggaatgaacccacaaccctggcgttgcaagcgccatgctctaccaactgagccacacgggaccacaatggGTGGTCCCGTGTCCAcccatgatgacacaccaaatgcgtttgatgggcCCTTTTTTAAAgacttcttctaatgcctcttaaggggaaagtaatcagattacgttattgAGTTTGGGAAATTTTtaagttatgttactgattagaattttggacaggtaactagtattTCTGACCTTATAATTATCTTTCTCACTCTTTCACACTTGTAGATGATTTCAAAccagcttcaattgacacaagctgCGAGGGAGAGTTGCAAGTCGGTAAAGGAGAGGAAGTCACCATCACATTACCTCACATTCCAGTAAGAGTGGGTGTTTTTTAGTCATTGTTACTCAACTGTGGTCTTTTGCCTGTGCTGTACAATGACAAAAGTTTTTTCTGATAACTCCACTTCAGAAAGATGAAAGCAAACTGTGTACTTGATCATGATACTTGTTATTGTGTTGTTCGTAGGGCTCTACACCACCCATGACAGTATTCAAAGGGAATAAGCGGCCATATCAGAAAGACTGTGTTCTTATCATCAATCATGACACTGGGGAGTACATGCTGGAGAAGTTGAGCAGCAGTATCCAGGTCAAGAAAACCAGGTGAGGGGTTAACCAAAACACTGTCTCAAAAATGCATAGTAACAATGAACCTTTATGATAAATGTGTTTTGCAGATCATTTGTGACAGTAGATGTGCAGCTGTTGACTTTGTTTTTCAGAGCGGAGGGCAGCAGTAAGATCCAGGCCAGGATTGAGCAGCAGTCGGTGCGTGCCACTGCCACCCAGCCTCCAGCGCAGTTCCGTGCCCCCACTAAGCCTGGTGCAGGGGCCAAgacctccccctccccttccaaGGACAACCCCTCCCCTGAGCCCCAACTAGATGACATCAAGAGAGGTGAGCCTCTTCATGTGTTCCCACCACTTTTACCATGTGATCATTCTTGTTTCTCTATTGACTTTGTCTGTGTACTGACTCTGTTGCCTCTGTCKCCCCCTCCTGTCCTGGCACAGAGCTGCGAGCGGAGGTGGAGGTTATTGAACAAATGAGCAGCAGTAGCGGCAGCAGCTCATCTGACTCGGCCAGTGGCTCTGGTAGTG
This region of Salvelinus sp. IW2-2015 linkage group LG6.1, ASM291031v2, whole genome shotgun sequence genomic DNA includes:
- the LOC111965071 gene encoding tRNA N(3)-cytidine methyltransferase METTL6, producing MALSKQDDTANIVPPGEEPKDVLPCLSPPVQRKTSTGRTLNEKEMEKLTGDQTLVSDFKQMKLEKEAQKNWDLFYKRNTTNFFKDRHWTTREFEELTVCLEFEAQKLVLLEAGCGVGNFIFPLLEEDLNIFVYACDFSPRAVEFVKEHSLYCTEXCSAFQCDLTKDDLRGNVPVGSVDVATLIFVLSAIHPDKMQQALDNIYRVLKPGGIILFRDYGLYDHAMMRFKAGNKLGENFYVRQDGTRSYFFSKELLADLFRGVGFESVTNEYMLRETVNKKEGLCVPRVFLQSKFRRPDQLQGS
- the LOC111965070 gene encoding ELL-associated factor 1 isoform X2, which encodes MNGSTNPLLDKEEHVLKLGESFEKRPKSSFHTIRYDFKPASIDTSCEGELQVGKGEEVTITLPHIPGSTPPMTVFKGNKRPYQKDCVLIINHDTGEYMLEKLSSSIQVKKTRAEGSSKIQARIEQQSVRATATQPPAQFRAPTKPGAGAKTSPSPSKDNPSPEPQLDDIKRELRAEVEVIEQMSSSSGSSSSDSASGSGSGDDSSSSDGEHDTPHPQPVPLPLPHIQPSPNRNPMANGGADRQQGSNQLMNTLRNDLQLREGLIWTISPPSSLFIWKSKEGTESISPIPCFYQYLSKSVF
- the LOC111965070 gene encoding ELL-associated factor 1 isoform X3 yields the protein MNGSTNPLLDKEEHVLKLGESFEKRPKSSFHTIRYDFKPASIDTSCEGELQVGKGEEVTITLPHIPVRGSTPPMTVFKGNKRPYQKDCVLIINHDTGEYMLEKLSSSIQVKKTRAEGSSKIQARIEQQSVRATATQPPAQFRAPTKPGAGAKTSPSPSKDNPSPEPQLDDIKRELRAEVEVIEQMSSSSGSSSSDSASGSGSGDDSSSSDGEHDTPHPQPVPLPLPHIQPSPNRNPMANGGADRQQGSNQLMNTLRNDLQLSESGSDSDDD
- the LOC111965070 gene encoding ELL-associated factor 1 isoform X4, with product MNGSTNPLLDKEEHVLKLGESFEKRPKSSFHTIRYDFKPASIDTSCEGELQVGKGEEVTITLPHIPGSTPPMTVFKGNKRPYQKDCVLIINHDTGEYMLEKLSSSIQVKKTRAEGSSKIQARIEQQSVRATATQPPAQFRAPTKPGAGAKTSPSPSKDNPSPEPQLDDIKRELRAEVEVIEQMSSSSGSSSSDSASGSGSGDDSSSSDGEHDTPHPQPVPLPLPHIQPSPNRNPMANGGADRQQGSNQLMNTLRNDLQLSESGSDSDDD
- the LOC111965070 gene encoding ELL-associated factor 1 isoform X1, with product MNGSTNPLLDKEEHVLKLGESFEKRPKSSFHTIRYDFKPASIDTSCEGELQVGKGEEVTITLPHIPVRGSTPPMTVFKGNKRPYQKDCVLIINHDTGEYMLEKLSSSIQVKKTRAEGSSKIQARIEQQSVRATATQPPAQFRAPTKPGAGAKTSPSPSKDNPSPEPQLDDIKRELRAEVEVIEQMSSSSGSSSSDSASGSGSGDDSSSSDGEHDTPHPQPVPLPLPHIQPSPNRNPMANGGADRQQGSNQLMNTLRNDLQLREGLIWTISPPSSLFIWKSKEGTESISPIPCFYQYLSKSVF